In one window of Poriferisphaera corsica DNA:
- a CDS encoding tetratricopeptide repeat protein: MALHATAKKRIVILLTVIVIIGVTISGLWFYRQDQNEERVSNLYAQANQLYDAGDYRKALEPMSKYVRNEPTDLDATYKLVEIYENVPQPGGRNIAAAVGKLQQIVDQNFDYKDATERLLDYYVQFQQNDEANQIINQLLAADPQNIDALEAQAVIDSRLRRFKESLNSADQVLALDPDNFRMQLLRIEVQNQLDVPVDKLIEEAENLAAAKPDDARYNLILSYVYQLAQDSSKSLSNLQKAAAYETSDTDYINTLIQFLDASGLFSQSISVLQNAAARTDDPLIHEALIVRLMEVSRYNDALDVIGEINPESPATNLRILMYQTIALTYTDQEEQADKNVNALIKRSNDPQSETLGIALKDVLIEQDASSSETAEKIETAIKHHPSYAYLYLFLGEEYNNSNELEMAIDVWQNAARLRPSWAQPLAQLSLVYLAQGKTVEAQALATAAAQRDQSNPSIAATWALATAANIKPDQKDQATDVLNVIKQLENRGVQGNQLLLMQLTLLEKINDKDQAKQVILDALDNDNEINQQTLLSIANLSRGMNLGLSNRIYDKVQNDFGMNPQLALARSIAMMSEGNVNEANQYFKDQYQQNINDEEKLNWDIAQATFWRINNDPRYIESWEAIANNYPDSARAQQLAIRALSGEADALQSVEKTLERLEQLTGADNINVRIERARILLNANNTDRNPEEAIKILESVINDFPDRIEPRLMIAKAYEESGNVPIAMRELANISKNNPDNPRVAIELARMYQSIRSFNSSSNQLDIVRQSPLSTGNQLSTAARLYAGQNENRLALSIIEKLKNDNQLTENDLLLAAELYRRTDQNGKLQPLLANFLTNPTPRKLAWSADYYASIGENNKANQLIAQIKNLNLGDGVAEQYLANYAAAHQDLDKALNFDIQRTEKQPNNPNAWRQLIARYVIRGDGNDAVAAATTAMQHIDNDLSLKAFINNQNAIIKFSEQPIYRPIILGVLGDAENRTISSKILNELTIADKQDLKASDFADLIKPIANKHPGVLAPQNLIAEIYLRTGKFDEALQIADRVAVNFPDSPSAVRIATDAHMALGEWNDAIISANQWISRSSDAKLEASTRIAAAQIQLNQAYNAIRTLNPYVEQAQQQPDIFPQILTLYGQALAKDNRIQQAVEFYQPLFEKAPEWRAIALRSAILPTRNPNAIAAWLKQIESSIPVDDLDQQALLAESLWDVGNRFDMDESKQQAISLIDNIVSKPEAPATAWFIRGVIHESNGQLNDAAISYREAIKINPDLASAKNNLAFILIQQSQANKEAASLAEEAVNASPANPSFLDTLAAVQSANKDYKKAIETQKKAITLEPNNPLWRVNLLRIYENAGMEHDANELKSELQNRGIQLPNQPTTQK; encoded by the coding sequence ATGGCACTTCATGCAACAGCTAAAAAACGAATCGTGATACTACTCACGGTTATTGTCATTATTGGTGTTACAATTAGTGGTTTGTGGTTTTATCGACAAGATCAAAATGAAGAACGTGTTAGTAATCTTTATGCGCAAGCAAATCAGTTATATGACGCAGGTGATTATCGCAAAGCCCTAGAGCCCATGTCAAAATATGTGCGTAATGAGCCGACGGATCTAGACGCTACGTATAAGCTTGTTGAAATTTATGAAAATGTTCCACAGCCTGGTGGACGCAATATTGCGGCTGCAGTCGGTAAGCTACAACAAATTGTTGATCAGAACTTTGATTATAAGGATGCTACTGAGCGATTACTTGATTATTACGTTCAATTTCAACAAAACGATGAAGCGAATCAAATCATTAATCAATTACTCGCGGCAGACCCTCAAAACATAGATGCTCTGGAAGCACAAGCGGTTATTGATAGCCGATTGAGACGTTTTAAAGAATCGCTTAACTCTGCAGATCAAGTGCTTGCACTTGATCCCGACAACTTCAGAATGCAATTATTGCGCATAGAGGTGCAAAATCAACTTGATGTTCCTGTAGACAAACTGATTGAAGAAGCTGAGAATCTTGCTGCTGCCAAACCAGATGATGCACGGTACAACTTAATTTTGTCATATGTGTATCAACTTGCACAAGATAGCTCCAAAAGTTTATCAAATCTCCAGAAGGCGGCTGCATACGAAACTTCTGATACGGATTACATCAACACTCTTATTCAATTTCTTGATGCTTCGGGATTGTTTTCACAGTCAATTAGCGTCCTTCAGAATGCTGCTGCGCGTACAGACGATCCTTTGATTCACGAGGCCTTGATCGTCAGATTAATGGAAGTATCAAGGTATAATGATGCATTAGATGTCATTGGCGAAATCAATCCGGAAAGCCCTGCAACAAACTTACGTATTCTGATGTACCAAACAATTGCGTTAACTTATACGGATCAAGAAGAGCAGGCAGATAAGAATGTCAATGCGTTGATCAAACGCAGCAATGATCCGCAATCTGAAACATTAGGTATCGCTTTAAAAGATGTTTTGATTGAGCAAGATGCCTCTTCATCAGAAACTGCTGAGAAAATTGAAACCGCAATCAAACATCATCCTTCATATGCATACTTATACTTATTTTTAGGCGAAGAATACAACAATTCGAATGAACTTGAAATGGCTATAGATGTATGGCAGAATGCAGCGAGGTTGCGACCAAGTTGGGCACAGCCACTTGCACAATTGTCATTGGTATATTTAGCTCAAGGTAAAACCGTTGAGGCCCAAGCATTAGCAACCGCGGCAGCACAACGAGATCAATCCAACCCATCTATTGCGGCAACATGGGCGTTAGCGACTGCTGCGAATATCAAACCTGATCAAAAGGATCAAGCTACCGATGTACTGAATGTTATCAAACAACTCGAAAATCGTGGCGTACAGGGCAATCAACTCCTACTGATGCAACTGACTTTATTGGAAAAAATAAATGATAAAGATCAAGCAAAACAAGTCATATTGGATGCCTTAGACAATGATAACGAGATCAATCAACAAACCTTGCTTTCTATCGCTAACCTAAGTCGAGGAATGAATCTGGGGTTATCAAATCGAATTTACGATAAAGTTCAGAACGATTTTGGGATGAATCCACAACTAGCATTGGCTAGGTCTATCGCCATGATGTCAGAGGGAAATGTAAACGAAGCAAATCAATATTTCAAAGATCAGTATCAACAGAATATCAATGATGAAGAAAAATTGAATTGGGATATCGCACAAGCAACATTCTGGCGAATAAATAATGATCCACGCTATATTGAATCATGGGAAGCAATTGCCAACAATTATCCCGACAGTGCGCGTGCACAGCAACTTGCGATTCGAGCTCTATCCGGAGAGGCGGACGCATTGCAGTCAGTTGAAAAAACACTAGAACGTTTAGAACAATTAACAGGTGCTGACAATATCAATGTAAGGATTGAGAGAGCACGAATACTACTCAATGCGAATAATACGGATCGTAATCCAGAAGAAGCCATTAAAATTTTAGAGAGCGTCATCAATGATTTTCCGGATCGAATTGAACCTCGACTCATGATTGCGAAAGCGTATGAGGAATCTGGTAATGTACCGATAGCGATGCGTGAGTTAGCTAATATATCTAAAAATAATCCTGATAATCCACGTGTTGCGATTGAACTTGCAAGAATGTATCAGTCGATCAGATCATTTAACTCATCAAGCAATCAATTGGATATTGTTAGGCAATCGCCTTTATCTACAGGAAATCAACTGAGTACCGCTGCACGTTTATATGCTGGGCAGAATGAAAACCGTTTGGCGTTATCGATCATTGAAAAACTCAAAAATGACAATCAATTAACCGAAAACGATCTTCTACTTGCTGCAGAGTTATATCGCCGTACTGATCAAAACGGGAAACTCCAACCACTACTAGCTAATTTCTTAACAAACCCTACTCCACGTAAATTAGCATGGTCTGCTGATTATTACGCATCAATTGGCGAAAACAACAAGGCTAATCAACTTATTGCGCAAATCAAAAACTTGAATTTAGGTGATGGCGTAGCGGAACAATATTTAGCGAACTATGCGGCTGCCCATCAAGATTTAGATAAAGCTCTCAATTTTGACATCCAGCGTACTGAGAAGCAGCCAAACAATCCAAATGCGTGGAGGCAGTTAATTGCGAGATATGTCATCAGAGGAGATGGGAATGATGCTGTCGCGGCGGCCACTACTGCTATGCAGCATATTGACAATGATTTATCGTTGAAAGCTTTTATTAACAATCAAAATGCTATTATTAAGTTTTCAGAACAACCGATCTACAGGCCAATCATACTCGGTGTCTTAGGTGATGCTGAAAATCGTACAATATCTTCCAAAATTTTGAATGAACTAACGATCGCAGACAAGCAGGATTTGAAAGCTTCCGATTTCGCTGATTTGATTAAACCAATTGCTAACAAACACCCAGGCGTATTAGCTCCGCAAAATCTCATCGCTGAAATATATCTTCGAACTGGTAAATTTGACGAAGCACTTCAGATTGCAGATAGAGTAGCTGTCAATTTTCCCGATTCTCCTTCGGCTGTACGAATTGCTACTGATGCACATATGGCGCTTGGTGAATGGAACGATGCAATTATAAGTGCGAATCAATGGATCAGTCGAAGTTCTGATGCAAAACTTGAAGCAAGTACACGAATCGCTGCTGCTCAAATTCAACTTAACCAAGCTTATAATGCAATCAGAACACTTAATCCCTATGTAGAGCAGGCTCAACAGCAACCCGATATTTTCCCGCAAATACTCACTCTCTATGGACAAGCACTTGCAAAAGATAATCGTATTCAACAAGCTGTTGAGTTTTATCAGCCATTATTTGAGAAAGCCCCTGAATGGCGTGCTATCGCTTTAAGAAGTGCAATACTTCCGACTAGAAATCCAAATGCCATAGCTGCGTGGCTAAAGCAGATTGAATCGAGTATTCCGGTTGATGATCTCGATCAGCAAGCTTTGCTAGCTGAGAGTTTATGGGATGTCGGCAATCGCTTTGACATGGATGAATCTAAGCAGCAAGCCATTTCTCTTATTGATAATATTGTTTCAAAACCTGAGGCACCAGCAACTGCATGGTTTATTCGAGGTGTAATTCATGAATCAAATGGGCAACTAAATGATGCAGCGATTAGCTATCGTGAAGCTATTAAAATCAATCCTGACCTGGCTTCTGCGAAAAATAATCTTGCATTCATTTTGATTCAACAGTCTCAGGCAAATAAAGAGGCGGCGTCATTAGCAGAGGAAGCGGTTAATGCCTCACCAGCAAATCCAAGTTTTCTTGATACGTTAGCTGCCGTTCAGTCTGCAAATAAAGATTATAAAAAGGCAATTGAAACACAGAAAAAGGCAATTACGTTAGAGCCAAACAATCCTTTATGGCGCGTCAACCTACTGAGGATTTACGAGAACGCTGGTATGGAGCATGACGCAAATGAGCTTAAAAGCGAACTGCAAAACCGTGGCATCCAGCTACCTAACCAACCAACGACTCAAAAATAA
- a CDS encoding exosortase-associated EpsI family protein: MKVSDKYKHMTKGKIINQYSFRNIAIVFIAMILLLGIGLQAVFRPQPSDASEFHAVAKNSIYSLPSQIGDWVGRDQDIPASAIKLLRPNAIISRSYYNKKTGETASLLIVQSKDARDMRGHFPPVCYPANGYQMTNEMQVDWDADGLLMNGTDYTFSIQRSNRVTYLNVANFIILPNGYVVPNMKALNEAASDYTRFFQGAAQLQLVTNKNYTDEQRQRIFEELVGSNKQIIQTLLNGESYIKNN; the protein is encoded by the coding sequence GTGAAAGTGAGTGATAAATACAAGCATATGACGAAAGGCAAAATCATAAACCAATATTCTTTTCGAAATATCGCTATTGTGTTCATAGCGATGATCTTATTGCTTGGAATAGGGCTGCAAGCGGTATTTCGCCCTCAGCCTTCTGACGCTTCGGAGTTTCATGCGGTCGCAAAAAATTCGATATATTCTCTACCAAGCCAAATTGGTGATTGGGTGGGCCGCGACCAAGATATACCAGCAAGTGCGATCAAGTTGCTACGACCCAATGCAATTATCAGCCGTAGTTACTACAACAAAAAAACCGGAGAAACGGCATCACTCCTGATCGTTCAGTCGAAAGATGCGCGTGATATGCGAGGACATTTCCCTCCTGTTTGCTACCCGGCAAATGGCTATCAAATGACGAATGAAATGCAGGTTGATTGGGACGCAGATGGCCTCCTGATGAATGGTACTGATTACACATTTAGCATACAGCGTAGCAATCGCGTAACGTATTTGAATGTTGCAAATTTCATCATTCTACCCAACGGATATGTTGTACCAAACATGAAAGCCCTCAATGAAGCTGCCTCAGACTATACTAGATTTTTTCAGGGGGCAGCACAATTACAACTAGTCACAAATAAAAATTATACTGATGAACAACGGCAGCGCATATTTGAAGAACTCGTCGGATCAAATAAGCAGATTATACAAACACTGCTAAACGGCGAATCTTACATTAAGAATAATTAG
- a CDS encoding efflux RND transporter permease subunit — protein MNDDHDVQLADRNDGVLNRVIGFCIQQKLIVLLMAILIVAWGIMVAPFDWNVGDLPRDPVAVDAIPDTGENQQIIFTDWPGRSPQDIEDQITYPLTVSLLGVPGVKSVRSFSYFGFSTIFVIFNDDVDFYWSRSRLLEKLSSLPADTLPESTNPRLGPDATALGQVFWYTLEGRDPKGNPAGGWNLEELRSVQDWYVRYGLMSAQSVSEVASIGGYVREYQIDVDPDAMRLHEISLEDIFNTVRNSNQEVGARTIEVNRVEYLIRGVGWIKGVADLEKAVIKSINNVPITLNEVAHITIGPAERRGALDKGGAEAVGGVVVARFGENPLAAINNVKDKIEEISPGLPSKAVIDWGNVKASQVRQFADTQNIDGFISQSMLLNQDAWLEWMNSHSYDSWPQWLNKSTISIIPFYDRSELIQETLQTLNDALIQQVLITIIVVVIMVFHLRASLIISLTLPLAVLMAFIAMKIFHVDANIVALSGIAIAIGTVVDMGIVLTENILKRQQEDSGNTNSQRLVYEASTEVGGAVLTAVMTTIVSFLPVFTMIGSEGKLFKPLAFTKTFTLVASIIVALTIIPPLAHLMFFVWRKRNVPKFSWGKQRLQSLVKSYKRLSKTWFAIKRIYNRIRPDIFIRWCRRGINVLFALIIGIVLSYLWEPLGPESGFFYNLLFVVSVIGGLLLLFQLFIQIYPTMLDWCLRFRWLFLSLPSFILIVGLCVWLGFAQIFAFVPWSANKLGMNTGRVIANPIWQWGDNTFPGLGREFMPALDEGSFLLMPTTMPHASLGQALDMMKQVDAAASSVPEVKQVVGKIGRVDSPLDPAPIFMLESVVYYNDEYAINEEGKRVRQWRDDIRSPDDIWREIQKVTTIPGITGAPKLQPIEARRIMLESGFRAPMGIKVRGPDLISIEKTVLELESLLRQIPSIDPLTVNADRIVGKPYLEIIIDREAIKRYGLSIADVQRVIEVAVGGVTITRTVEGRERYGVRVRYLRELRDSPETLEQVLVTTPEGQHIPLTQLAMIEYSRGPQMIRSEDTFLVGYVTFGPRSGFAEVDVVEASQKYLDSKLANNELILPTGVNYSFAGNYENQIRANKTLQIVLPIALLIIFVILYLQFKEITTTLIVFCGIAVAWAGGFILIWLYGQSWFLDFDLLGHNMREVFQVRPINLSVAVWVGFLALFGIATDDGVVIATYLKQKFKGQKQLTKARIRSLTIEAGKRRVRPCLMTTATTVLALLPVLTATGRGADIMIPMAIPSVGGMLIELITMFIVPVLYCMRKEVSVTKMIDRTPQNDMR, from the coding sequence GTGAACGATGACCATGATGTCCAGCTTGCAGATAGAAATGATGGCGTATTAAACCGCGTTATTGGTTTTTGCATACAGCAAAAGCTGATTGTGCTTCTCATGGCGATATTGATTGTCGCATGGGGGATTATGGTTGCGCCTTTTGATTGGAATGTTGGAGATTTGCCTCGTGATCCTGTTGCTGTGGATGCGATTCCAGATACCGGTGAGAATCAGCAAATCATCTTTACTGATTGGCCTGGCAGAAGCCCACAAGATATTGAAGATCAAATCACGTATCCATTAACTGTTTCATTGCTTGGCGTGCCGGGTGTTAAAAGCGTGCGGAGTTTTTCCTACTTTGGTTTTTCAACGATTTTTGTGATCTTTAATGATGATGTGGATTTTTATTGGTCACGCAGTCGCCTGTTAGAAAAATTAAGTAGTCTGCCTGCTGATACGTTGCCTGAATCAACGAACCCGCGTCTCGGGCCTGATGCAACCGCTTTAGGGCAAGTCTTTTGGTATACATTAGAAGGTCGTGATCCCAAAGGTAATCCAGCAGGCGGTTGGAATCTTGAAGAACTGCGAAGTGTACAAGATTGGTATGTACGTTATGGATTAATGTCAGCTCAGAGTGTCTCTGAAGTGGCGTCAATTGGTGGCTACGTACGTGAATATCAGATTGATGTTGATCCCGATGCGATGCGTCTTCATGAGATTAGCCTTGAAGATATTTTTAATACGGTACGCAACTCGAATCAGGAAGTTGGCGCTCGAACCATTGAAGTAAACCGTGTTGAATATCTGATTCGTGGCGTCGGTTGGATTAAAGGTGTTGCTGATCTCGAAAAAGCAGTTATTAAATCTATCAATAACGTGCCGATCACTTTGAATGAAGTAGCGCATATAACCATTGGCCCTGCAGAACGGCGGGGTGCATTAGACAAGGGGGGAGCAGAAGCGGTTGGTGGCGTTGTTGTAGCTCGATTTGGCGAGAATCCGCTTGCTGCAATAAACAACGTTAAAGATAAAATTGAGGAAATATCTCCCGGTTTACCAAGCAAGGCTGTTATTGATTGGGGAAACGTAAAGGCTTCTCAAGTCAGGCAATTTGCAGATACACAGAATATTGATGGCTTTATTTCGCAAAGTATGTTGCTGAATCAGGATGCCTGGCTTGAGTGGATGAACAGTCATTCATATGACAGTTGGCCTCAATGGCTAAACAAAAGCACCATTTCTATTATTCCTTTTTATGATCGTAGTGAACTGATTCAGGAAACGCTTCAAACACTTAATGATGCGCTGATTCAACAGGTACTGATTACGATCATTGTTGTTGTTATTATGGTGTTTCACCTTCGTGCAAGTTTGATTATTAGTTTGACGCTGCCACTTGCGGTATTAATGGCTTTTATCGCGATGAAAATATTTCATGTGGATGCGAACATTGTCGCATTGTCAGGTATTGCGATTGCGATTGGTACCGTAGTGGATATGGGGATCGTTCTAACTGAGAATATTCTTAAAAGGCAGCAGGAAGATTCGGGTAATACAAATTCGCAACGGTTAGTGTACGAAGCATCCACTGAAGTCGGTGGTGCGGTTTTAACTGCGGTCATGACAACCATTGTTAGTTTTTTGCCCGTTTTTACGATGATTGGTTCGGAGGGCAAGCTGTTTAAGCCGCTCGCATTCACTAAAACATTCACCTTAGTCGCATCAATTATCGTTGCACTAACAATCATTCCGCCATTAGCACATTTGATGTTTTTTGTGTGGAGGAAACGAAATGTACCGAAATTTTCATGGGGCAAGCAAAGACTACAATCTTTAGTCAAGTCATATAAGAGATTGTCTAAAACATGGTTTGCTATTAAGCGTATATATAACCGGATTCGACCAGATATTTTTATACGATGGTGTCGACGGGGTATCAATGTGCTATTTGCATTGATTATAGGTATTGTGTTGAGTTACCTATGGGAGCCATTGGGACCGGAGTCTGGATTCTTTTACAATCTACTTTTTGTCGTTTCAGTAATTGGTGGATTATTACTTCTGTTCCAGTTGTTCATACAGATTTATCCAACAATGCTGGATTGGTGCCTTCGATTCCGATGGTTATTTCTTAGTTTACCTTCATTTATATTGATAGTTGGGCTATGTGTTTGGCTTGGTTTTGCACAGATTTTTGCATTTGTTCCTTGGAGTGCCAACAAGCTTGGCATGAATACGGGAAGAGTAATTGCCAATCCTATTTGGCAATGGGGAGATAACACGTTTCCAGGTTTGGGGCGTGAGTTTATGCCAGCGCTTGACGAGGGATCGTTTCTTTTAATGCCTACAACAATGCCACATGCTTCGCTTGGACAAGCATTGGATATGATGAAGCAGGTTGATGCTGCGGCATCAAGTGTGCCAGAGGTAAAGCAAGTTGTTGGGAAAATTGGCCGAGTTGATTCGCCACTGGATCCTGCGCCGATATTCATGTTAGAGAGTGTTGTTTATTACAATGATGAATATGCTATCAATGAAGAAGGAAAACGTGTCAGACAATGGCGTGATGATATTCGTAGCCCTGATGATATATGGCGTGAAATACAAAAAGTAACAACGATCCCGGGTATTACTGGCGCGCCGAAATTGCAGCCGATTGAAGCACGTCGCATTATGCTCGAAAGCGGCTTTCGCGCACCGATGGGAATCAAGGTAAGAGGCCCTGATCTTATTTCTATTGAAAAAACCGTTCTAGAACTTGAATCATTGCTTCGGCAAATTCCTTCTATTGATCCATTGACTGTGAATGCGGATCGAATTGTTGGTAAACCTTATTTGGAAATCATTATCGATCGCGAGGCAATTAAACGTTATGGGCTATCAATAGCAGATGTACAACGTGTCATTGAAGTTGCGGTTGGCGGTGTTACAATCACGCGCACGGTTGAGGGTCGTGAACGATATGGCGTGCGTGTTCGTTATCTTCGCGAACTTCGCGATTCACCGGAAACACTTGAGCAAGTCCTAGTTACGACACCAGAAGGACAACACATCCCGTTAACACAATTGGCAATGATTGAATACAGCCGCGGTCCGCAGATGATCCGTAGTGAAGATACATTTTTAGTAGGTTATGTTACGTTTGGGCCACGTAGCGGTTTTGCTGAAGTTGATGTTGTTGAAGCGTCCCAAAAATACCTCGATAGTAAGTTGGCTAATAACGAACTGATTCTGCCTACAGGTGTGAACTACTCATTCGCAGGTAATTATGAAAATCAAATTCGAGCAAATAAAACACTGCAAATCGTGCTACCAATTGCACTCTTGATTATTTTTGTGATTTTATATTTGCAATTCAAAGAGATTACGACGACATTAATCGTCTTTTGTGGTATTGCTGTTGCATGGGCTGGTGGTTTTATATTGATCTGGTTATATGGTCAGAGCTGGTTCTTAGATTTTGATCTTCTTGGACATAACATGCGCGAGGTGTTTCAGGTTCGTCCAATTAATCTTAGCGTTGCAGTCTGGGTTGGCTTCTTAGCACTTTTTGGTATTGCAACGGATGATGGCGTTGTGATCGCAACTTACCTCAAGCAAAAATTCAAAGGTCAAAAGCAACTCACAAAGGCACGGATCCGATCTTTAACTATTGAAGCCGGTAAGCGAAGAGTTCGTCCATGCCTCATGACGACCGCAACAACCGTTCTTGCATTGCTTCCCGTGTTGACTGCGACAGGCCGCGGCGCAGATATCATGATTCCCATGGCGATACCAAGCGTCGGAGGCATGCTGATTGAATTGATCACCATGTTCATTGTTCCAGTACTCTATTGCATGAGAAAAGAAGTTTCAGTAACGAAGATGATTGACAGGACTCCCCAAAATGATATGCGGTAG
- a CDS encoding exosortase/archaeosortase family protein, with protein sequence MTDNASIHSSQPDDGKRITAMPMMWSAGRLGAIVALMLVGIWATFSEWMDIWHIALTDEEASHIFLVPIILVWLVSVRKDQIPLCNLRLSFLGPLLIGVGWVLLWSGFNHSFQSGRHAGAIAVVSGCFLTFTGWDVVKRFWPAFVVLAFMVPIPGQIRTQISVPMQTYTAAIAQFFSVLIGMTVERSGNVMSYNGIEVAVAEACNGMRMIFALLLVSFAFAFGTPLRTWVRIVIILLSPVIAVICNVIRLIPTVYVYGQYSEGVAEAFHDYSGWFMLLVALGMMFGIVHLLNWLQLPVFPKNNGNGDLVRAKNNNKHTGESE encoded by the coding sequence TTGACCGACAATGCGAGTATACACTCAAGCCAACCTGATGATGGTAAGCGCATCACTGCAATGCCTATGATGTGGTCGGCTGGGCGTCTAGGGGCGATTGTCGCATTGATGTTAGTCGGTATCTGGGCGACATTCTCGGAGTGGATGGATATATGGCACATTGCGTTAACTGATGAAGAGGCTTCACATATTTTTCTTGTGCCAATTATATTGGTGTGGTTAGTTTCTGTAAGGAAAGATCAGATTCCGCTGTGCAATTTGCGGTTAAGTTTTCTAGGGCCGCTACTCATCGGAGTGGGGTGGGTTTTGTTGTGGTCGGGATTCAATCATTCATTTCAATCGGGCAGGCATGCGGGCGCTATTGCGGTCGTGTCGGGTTGTTTTTTGACCTTTACAGGTTGGGACGTTGTTAAACGGTTTTGGCCGGCATTTGTGGTACTAGCGTTTATGGTGCCGATACCTGGGCAGATACGCACGCAAATATCTGTGCCGATGCAGACATATACGGCAGCTATTGCCCAGTTTTTTTCGGTTTTAATAGGGATGACGGTTGAACGCTCGGGTAATGTCATGTCGTACAATGGGATTGAAGTTGCGGTCGCAGAGGCATGTAATGGTATGCGGATGATCTTTGCGTTATTACTTGTATCCTTTGCTTTCGCATTTGGCACGCCTCTTCGCACGTGGGTACGTATCGTGATCATTTTACTAAGTCCGGTTATCGCTGTGATCTGCAACGTGATCCGTTTGATCCCTACAGTCTATGTATATGGCCAATATTCAGAGGGGGTTGCGGAGGCATTTCATGACTATTCAGGCTGGTTTATGTTGCTTGTTGCGCTAGGGATGATGTTCGGAATTGTACATTTATTGAACTGGCTTCAGCTACCGGTTTTCCCAAAGAATAATGGCAATGGGGATTTAGTACGCGCTAAAAATAATAATAAGCATACAGGTGAAAGTGAGTGA
- a CDS encoding phage portal protein: MIRARYDAAQTTRENVRHWAMADSYSADQSASLEVRRKLRERARYEVANNSYAKGIVLTIANDCFGTGPKLQVLTEDVQINRQIENAFSDWSQAVNLAEKLRTMRMAKTTDSEVFAVLVANPKFDSLVQMDVQFIETERIASPQDQYNLNANDVDGIRLNRLGIPESYTVFCLKRHKLGSWNESYF, translated from the coding sequence GTGATCAGAGCGCGTTATGACGCAGCGCAAACCACACGCGAGAACGTGCGACACTGGGCGATGGCAGATAGTTACTCAGCGGATCAATCAGCATCACTAGAAGTTCGTCGCAAACTCCGTGAACGTGCTCGCTACGAAGTGGCCAACAACAGCTACGCCAAGGGGATCGTGCTTACCATCGCCAACGACTGCTTCGGCACCGGGCCGAAGCTTCAAGTTTTAACTGAAGACGTTCAAATCAATCGTCAGATTGAAAATGCATTCAGTGATTGGAGCCAAGCAGTTAATCTTGCTGAAAAACTCCGCACTATGCGAATGGCTAAAACAACTGACAGTGAAGTTTTTGCTGTTTTAGTCGCCAATCCAAAATTTGATTCGCTGGTACAGATGGATGTACAGTTCATCGAAACAGAACGCATCGCCTCCCCGCAAGATCAGTACAACTTAAACGCCAATGACGTTGATGGCATTCGACTTAACCGCCTCGGTATACCCGAATCATACACCGTATTCTGTTTGAAGCGGCACAAACTAGGATCGTGGAATGAGAGTTATTTTTGA
- a CDS encoding site-specific integrase: MKHLCNSRRRQAKKLAFLGKERSLISRTLLYTGLRKSELASVTLGQVYLDERTPYLELLAKDEKAGRGAMIPLRADLVEHLRSHIHLPHKKHHTLQLTHNTPLFKITQDMMRVFGRDLTAASIAKYDQRAVSSIFTPFAIQLAPTSLKHHAPPCPRCVTVVLNLR, translated from the coding sequence ATGAAACATCTCTGCAATAGCAGAAGACGCCAAGCCAAGAAGCTCGCATTCCTCGGCAAGGAGCGGTCACTCATCTCTCGCACGCTGCTCTATACCGGCCTCCGCAAAAGCGAACTAGCCAGTGTTACGCTCGGGCAAGTCTATCTGGATGAGCGTACCCCATATCTGGAACTTCTGGCCAAAGACGAAAAAGCTGGTCGCGGCGCGATGATACCGTTGCGTGCTGATCTTGTTGAGCATCTAAGGTCACACATCCACCTGCCCCACAAAAAGCACCACACATTACAGCTTACTCACAACACACCGCTCTTCAAAATCACACAAGACATGATGCGTGTATTCGGCCGTGATCTTACAGCAGCCAGTATCGCTAAGTACGACCAGCGTGCCGTGTCGTCGATATTCACGCCCTTCGCCATACAATTGGCACCTACCTCGCTAAAGCACCACGCACCGCCATGTCCGCGATGCGTCACAGTAGTATTGAACTTACGATGA